The proteins below come from a single Lepeophtheirus salmonis chromosome 4, UVic_Lsal_1.4, whole genome shotgun sequence genomic window:
- the LOC121115847 gene encoding complex I assembly factor ACAD9, mitochondrial, which produces MITLLRVSKAIIRRLSSNSAEKIESIAGSLYKGQLSTRILSYPVSDAHTDVAFAKMNVLHPVASDVRDWSQYYIMENSGLWEKLNSHCKIHDDHSLFLSGFVGPRPVSLSGQNTPLGEWAHCKSAAQNRRNALTYKEMEDDKMLITGIENFVLNASKADHFVVWAYDENSDELRAFLVPRDSKGLTIGNESKLTIISSLEGRKVSFHQVEGMFLGEGHDLYRQMISREHRIYQSARVLGKVTKLFNLTLKHASQKKEFNKPLSEINIIQSKLSRVSGLIYGLQSTLYLVSGLADSEPIDFELDSALLQILAEFISFEVMKECTSIFGYHGLLKGSQVDEMLNDITFTYFHSDFSIDVTKVYTSLMGIQGLGREIGDSIKLRRKAREYPMEAIKELYNQSKIAKSRLKKKKTLALSDYVNYQFKDATNDLEDYILDFRFLLDASLLTHGRNIQLEEEELSRMAEYASELLAIISIISRLNLLSTTPGGYKKDYEKCLGYSYMRDAFIRLKFLKERLGKESHTNNDKNLRDAGDYILDQSKYPCVHPITKNRF; this is translated from the exons atgaTTACTTTGCTGAGGGTCTCTAAAGCTATAATACGCAGGCTTAGTTCAAATTCTGCTGAGAAAATTGAGTCAATAGCTGGAAGTTTATACAAa GGTCAACTCTCAACTCGAATCCTTAGTTATCCTGTCTCTGATGCACACACCGATGTagcatttgcaaaaatgaatgttttgcATCCTGTTGCATCTGATGTTAGAGACTGGAGTCAGTATTACATTATGGAAAACTCCGGATTATGGGAAAAACTAAATTCACATTGTAAGATTCATGATGATCATTCTCTTTTCCTATCGGGTTTTGTGGGCCCAAGACCTGTAAGTTTGTCTGGTCAAAATACTCCCCTCGGCGAATGGGCACACTGTAAATCTGCTGCTCAGAATCGACGAAATGCTCTTACCTACAAAGAAATGGAAGATGATAAAATGTTAATCACTGGAATTGAGAACTTTGTATTAAACGCATCTAAAGCAGATCATTTTGTGGTTTGGGCCTATGATGAAAACTCAGATGAGTTGCGCGCTTTTTTGGTTCCTCGGGATTCAAAGGGTCTTACTATTGGTAATGAGTCGAAATTGACCATAATTTCATCATTAGAAGGAAGAAAAGTTTCTTTTCATCAAGTGGAAGGAATGTTCTTGGGTGAGGGCCATGACCTATATAGGCAAATGATCTCAAGAGAACATAGGATTTATCAAAGTGCACGAGTCTTGGGAAAAGTGACAAAACTTTTCAATCTAACATTAAAACATGCAAGCCAAAAGAAAGAGTTTAATAAACCATTAtctgaaattaatattattcaaagtaaATTATCCAGAGTTTCTGGGCTAATATATGGTCTTCAAAGTACATTATATTTAGTCTCTGGATTAGCTGATTCTGAACCTATTGATTTTGAATTGGACTCAGCACTATTACAAATATTAGCAGAGTTCATATCATTTGAAGTAATGAAAGAGTGTACTTCCATCTTTGGATATCACGGCCTATTAAAAGGGTCTCAGGTTGACGAAATGTTGAATGATATTACgtttacatattttcattcagATTTTTCAATAGATGTTACTAAGGTATATACCTCACTTATGGGTATTCAAGGATTAGGAAGAGAGATAGGTGATTCAATTAAGTTGAGAAGAAAAGCTCGAGAGTATCCTATGGAGGCTATTAAAGAGTTATATAATCAAAGCAAAATTGCTAAATCtcgtttaaaaaagaaaaaaactctgGCATTATCTGATTATGTTAACTATCAATTTAAGGATGCTACCAATGACTTAGAGGATTATATATTGGATTTTCGATTTTTATTAGATGCTTCCCTACTCACACATGGTCGCAATATTCAATTGGAGGAAGAAGAGCTCTCAAGAATGGCAGAATATGCATCCGAACTTCTCGCCATTATTTCCATTATCTCGAGGCTAAATCTTCTATCCACAACTCCAGGTGGATATAAAAAAGACTATGAAAAGTGTTTAGGCTACTCCTATATGCGAGATGCTTTTATTCGATTAAAGTTCCTTAAAGAGAGATTAGGCAAGGAAAGTCatacaaataatgataaaaacttaCGAGACGCTGGTGACTACATTTTAGATCAATCGAAATATCCATGTGTTCATCCCattacaaaaaatagattttaa
- the LOC121115848 gene encoding uncharacterized protein: MEDSIGLIPPPNVCYIDGDEEIMYKKCNGKNTCSIFVDPADAGDCADSIPYVFIRHTCTNFVTPSIEASTAATGSDTANIFDRSLSSHFETQYEAQPWLTLTLNKSMIVTRVTVHFHDDEKFIDPSKVVVQVTNASDTANESSPINTSGSRTCFKDAWLGMTYNCFNNDANDAIVIFSKVPGALGIKEVVISTVPEFVDIA; this comes from the exons ATGGAGGATTCAATTGGTTTGATACCTCCTCCAAACGTATGCTACATTGATGGAGACGAAGAGATAATGTACAAAAA atGCAATGGCAAAAACACTTGCAGCATTTTTGTTGATCCAGCAGATGCTGGAGATTGTGCGGATTCTATACCCTATGTATTCATCCGCCATACTTGTACCAACTTCG TGACGCCCTCTATTGAAGCAAGCACTGCAGCAACAGGTTCAGATACTGCAAACATCTTTGATCGTAGTCTTTCATCTCACTTTGAAACCCAATATGAGGCACAACCTTGGCTCACACtaactttaaataaatccaTGATAGTCACAAGAGTTACTGTTCATTTTCATGATGACGAAAAGTTCATTGATCCATCCAAAGTAGTGGTTCAGGTGACTAATGCGTCAGATACTGCAAATGAATCATCTCCTATCAATACATCTGGTTCAAGAACTTGTTTTAAGGATGCCTGGTTAGGAATGACATACAACTGCTTCAATAATGATGCAAACGATGCCAtagtgattttttcaaaagttcctGGGGCTTTGGGTATCAAAGAAGTGGTTATTTCTACTGTTCCTGAAT TTGTTGACATTGCATGA